Proteins from one Tetrapisispora phaffii CBS 4417 chromosome 8, complete genome genomic window:
- the TPHA0H03110 gene encoding sugar porter family MFS transporter — translation MSEPVTDLQVTASSEGNVEAVSSNNSIASNKVEGDDMDLKAPEDPIHATGPLSQYFGVLSLCLMIAFGGFIFGWDTGTIGGFVSHEDFLRRFGSRHSDGTYYFSKVRTGLVVGIFNVGCAIGGLTLGRTGDMYGRKPGLMIVVVVYVIGIIISIASIDKWYQYFIGRIISGLGVGGIAVLSPTLIAETAPAHLRGTAVAFYQLLITGGIFLGYCTNYGTHHGYKDSTQWRVPLGLSFAWALFMIGGMLLVPESARFLVQKGRLEEAKVSLSKTNKATVDSPIVVREFDEIFAAVEAERAAGNASWGEIFSRKGAILKRTIMGVMIQSLQQLTGNNYFFYYGSTLFNSVGLDDGYEASIVIGIVNFASTFVALWTVERFGRRNCLLVGAATMAACFVIYASVGVTRLYIDGYDGPTSKGAGNCMIVFTCFYIFCFATTWAPLAYVIVSETYPLRIRGRAMGLSIGANWMWGFLISFFTPFITGAIHFAYGYVFFGCLIFMFFYVFFFVCETKGLTLEEVDEMYLEGVLPWKSTSWVPPSQRGVDYDASAAAHDDRPWYQRFK, via the coding sequence atgtCAGAACCTGTTACTGACTTACAAGTTACTGCCTCTTCAGAAGGCAACGTCGAAGCTGTCTCATCTAACAACTCTATTGCTTCCAATAAGGTTGAAGGTGATGACATGGATTTAAAGGCTCCAGAAGATCCAATCCATGCTACCGGTCCACTTTCCCAATACTTCGGTGTCTTATCCCTATGTTTAATGATCGCCTTTGGTGGTTTCATTTTCGGTTGGGATACTGGTACCATTGGTGGTTTCGTTAGTCACGAAGATTTCTTAAGAAGATTTGGTTCTAGACACTCAGATGGTACTTATTATTTCTCGAAGGTTAGAACTGGTTTAGTTGTCGGTATTTTCAATGTTGGTTGTGCTATTGGTGGTTTGACTTTAGGTAGAACTGGTGATATGTACGGTAGAAAACCAGGTTTGATGATTGTCGTTGTTGTTTACGTTATCGGTATTATTATCAGTATTGCTTCCATTGACAAATGGTACCAATACTTCATTGGTAGAATTATCTCTGGTCTAGGTGTCGGTGGTATTGCTGTCTTATCCCCAACTTTAATTGCCGAAACTGCTCCAGCTCATTTAAGAGGTACTGCCGTCGCTTTCTACCAATTATTGATTACTGGAGGTATTTTCTTAGGTTACTGTACTAACTACGGTACCCATCACGGTTACAAGGACTCTACTCAATGGAGAGTTCCATTAGGTTTATCTTTTGCTTGGGCCTTATTCATGATCGGTGGTATGTTATTAGTTCCAGAATCCGCTAGATTCTTAGTCCAAAAAGGTAGATTAGAAGAAGCTAAGGTTTCTCTATCCAAGACCAACAAGGCTACTGTCGACTCTCCAATCGTGGTTCGTGAATTTGACGAAATTTTTGCTGCTGTCGAAGCTGAAAGAGCTGCTGGTAACGCTTCTTGGGGTGAAATTTTCTCCAGAAAGGGTGCTATTTTAAAGAGAACCATTATGGGTGTTATGATACAATCTTTACAACAATTGACTGGTAACAATTATTTCTTCTACTACGGTTCTACCTTATTCAACTCTGTTGGTTTAGATGATGGTTACGAAGCTTCTATTGTTATTGGTATTGTTAACTTCGCCTCCACTTTTGTCGCTTTATGGACTGTTGAAAGATTTGGTCGTCGTAACTGTTTATTAGTCGGTGCTGCTACCATGGCTGCTTGTTTCGTTATTTACGCCTCTGTTGGTGTTACCAGATTATACATTGATGGTTATGATGGTCCAACTTCCAAGGGTGCTGGTAACTGTATGATTGTTTTCACCTGTTTCTACATTTTCTGTTTTGCTACAACCTGGGCTCCATTAGCTTACGTTATCGTTTCTGAAACTTATCCATTAAGAATCAGAGGTAGAGCTATGGGTCTATCCATTGGTGCTAACTGGATGTGGGGTTTCTTAATTTCCTTCTTCACCCCATTCATTACCGGTGCTATTCATTTCGCTTATGGTTACGTTTTCTTTGGTTGTTTAATCTTCATGTTCTTTTAcgttttcttctttgtcTGTGAGACCAAGGGTTTGACTTTAGAAGAAGTCGACGAAATGTACCTAGAAGGTGTGTTACCATGGAAATCTACTTCTTGGGTCCCACCAAGTCAAAGAGGTGTTGACTACGATGCTTCTGCCGCTGCTCACGATGACAGACCATGGTACCAAAGATTCAAATAA